In one Brevibacterium sp. CBA3109 genomic region, the following are encoded:
- a CDS encoding carbon-nitrogen hydrolase family protein encodes MPTAAVVQAGSVPFDIDASVDKAIRLMTEARDNGAEIAVFPEAFVGGYPKGSTFGAPVGLRTDDGRRQYERYSNGAVTLDGPDVERLTEAAEELGLFVVIGIIERLGNTLYCTALMLDPEVGIAGAHRKLMPTGSERLIWGFGDGSTLDTMDTPLGRVGSVICWENYMPLLRQTMYAKGVELYCAPTVDDRPTWAATMTHIALEGRTHVLSACQFITTDAYPDDHPFEVDLPYGSTAIRGGSIIVAPTGEVLAGPVYDEETILYAEIDPTAKTRSHLDFDVVGHYSRPDVFELTVRTEPRNSVSFD; translated from the coding sequence ATGCCCACAGCAGCAGTCGTCCAAGCAGGGTCAGTTCCCTTCGACATCGACGCCTCCGTCGACAAGGCGATTCGCCTGATGACCGAGGCTCGCGACAACGGCGCCGAGATCGCCGTCTTCCCCGAGGCGTTCGTCGGCGGCTACCCGAAGGGCAGCACCTTCGGCGCCCCGGTGGGACTGCGCACGGACGACGGGCGCCGACAGTACGAGCGCTACAGCAACGGCGCGGTGACCCTCGACGGGCCGGATGTCGAACGACTGACTGAGGCTGCCGAAGAACTCGGACTCTTCGTCGTCATCGGGATCATCGAACGCCTCGGCAACACGCTCTACTGCACCGCACTCATGCTCGACCCCGAGGTCGGGATCGCCGGGGCGCACCGGAAGCTCATGCCCACCGGTTCGGAACGCCTCATTTGGGGCTTCGGCGACGGGTCGACGCTCGACACCATGGATACTCCGCTCGGACGCGTTGGGTCGGTCATCTGTTGGGAGAACTACATGCCTTTGCTGCGGCAGACGATGTATGCCAAGGGTGTGGAGCTCTACTGCGCTCCGACCGTCGACGACCGGCCGACGTGGGCTGCAACGATGACGCACATCGCGCTCGAGGGGCGCACGCATGTGCTTTCCGCTTGCCAGTTCATCACTACGGACGCGTATCCGGATGATCACCCGTTCGAAGTGGACCTGCCGTATGGCAGCACCGCCATCCGCGGCGGCAGCATCATCGTCGCGCCCACCGGAGAAGTGTTGGCCGGCCCTGTCTATGACGAGGAGACGATCCTCTATGCCGAGATCGATCCGACGGCGAAGACGCGTTCCCATCTCGACTTCGACGTCGTCGGCCACTACTCCCGCCCCGACGTCTTCGAACTCACGGTTCGCACCGAGCCAAGGAACTCGGTGAGCTTCGACTGA
- a CDS encoding hydantoinase B/oxoprolinase family protein encodes MTTATEQSTSTLDPVTFEVLKNAFATSVDLMSEQILRTCYSFVIYSRDFSSALCDRDGNTVMQGSADIAVHVGTLHFQCKAVMEEFGDDINPGDVFLINDPYRGGTHFNDVSFIRPIFADDEIIGFAQNKGHWADIGGSVPGSFDVSASEHFGEGLRITPLRVWHKGRFLHDVAQLLVSNTRAPDQALGDLNAQAEATAVCEREVLRLVDKYSKDTVLDAMQETQDYVCRTVLASLGDLPKGEWETVDFLDGDPAKGEGLAPIRVKLTLDGSGIHYDLTGSAEAVSTFLNSGYGTTFSAIYAGTKTFFPEVPLNSGFYQAVTAEIGEEGTVVNAGWPHAVTGFCSGPYEKVMNAIFELWSHIMPERAMACAFNLEYLLVGGHDARTESSPYFMWYDWMAGGWGGRSTKDGSSATSPVFGTGLAVQPVEGQERLTPVVTTQHSINIDSGGPGRFRGGCGVNKGGILTDATGAVMSYCCDRGRSTTWGINGGLPSIPHGVWLNPSSENPRYLGATFSNVAINPGDTFERPSAGGGGFGDPLERPTAEVLEDVIDGYVSINRAAKDYGVVVHEIDAELDEYEIDEGATAREREKIRAERDSWLDADASEVARRYRDGELSVHDVVRQHGVVLDWGTGELLEKSTAQFRDSMRSRSASYWN; translated from the coding sequence ATGACCACAGCAACGGAACAGTCGACGTCCACGCTCGACCCGGTGACTTTCGAAGTACTCAAGAACGCCTTCGCGACCAGCGTCGACCTCATGAGCGAACAGATCCTGCGGACCTGCTATTCGTTCGTCATCTATTCACGCGACTTCTCGTCGGCACTTTGTGACCGCGACGGCAACACTGTCATGCAAGGAAGTGCAGACATCGCCGTCCACGTCGGCACCCTGCATTTCCAGTGCAAGGCAGTTATGGAGGAGTTCGGCGACGACATCAACCCCGGTGACGTCTTCCTCATCAACGACCCCTATCGAGGCGGTACCCACTTCAACGACGTCAGCTTCATTCGTCCGATCTTCGCTGATGACGAGATCATCGGCTTCGCGCAGAACAAGGGCCACTGGGCCGATATCGGTGGGTCCGTCCCGGGCTCGTTCGATGTCTCTGCTAGTGAGCACTTCGGTGAGGGTCTGCGTATCACCCCGCTTCGGGTCTGGCACAAGGGCCGGTTCCTCCACGATGTGGCTCAGCTGCTCGTGTCGAATACGCGCGCTCCCGATCAGGCCCTCGGCGATCTCAACGCCCAAGCCGAGGCCACAGCCGTATGCGAACGCGAAGTGCTCCGCCTCGTCGACAAATATTCGAAGGACACGGTCCTCGATGCGATGCAGGAGACGCAGGACTATGTCTGCCGCACCGTGCTCGCCAGCCTCGGCGATCTGCCGAAGGGCGAGTGGGAGACGGTCGACTTCCTCGACGGCGATCCGGCCAAGGGTGAGGGCCTGGCTCCGATCCGGGTGAAGCTCACGCTCGATGGGTCGGGAATCCACTACGACCTCACGGGATCCGCCGAGGCGGTCTCAACGTTCCTCAACTCCGGCTACGGGACGACCTTCTCTGCTATCTACGCGGGCACGAAGACGTTCTTCCCCGAGGTTCCGCTCAATTCCGGGTTCTACCAGGCGGTGACCGCAGAGATCGGCGAGGAGGGCACCGTCGTCAACGCCGGCTGGCCGCATGCAGTGACCGGGTTCTGTTCGGGCCCGTACGAGAAGGTCATGAACGCGATCTTCGAACTGTGGTCCCACATCATGCCCGAACGCGCGATGGCGTGTGCATTCAACCTCGAGTATCTGCTTGTCGGTGGGCATGATGCCAGGACCGAGTCGAGCCCGTACTTCATGTGGTACGACTGGATGGCAGGTGGCTGGGGCGGCCGGTCGACGAAGGACGGCTCCTCCGCGACGTCTCCGGTCTTCGGTACTGGGCTTGCGGTCCAACCAGTTGAAGGTCAAGAGCGACTGACTCCCGTTGTCACCACTCAGCACTCGATCAACATCGATTCCGGAGGTCCCGGCAGGTTCCGCGGTGGTTGCGGCGTGAATAAAGGCGGCATCCTCACAGATGCGACCGGTGCGGTGATGAGCTACTGCTGCGACCGCGGGCGGTCGACGACGTGGGGCATCAATGGCGGACTGCCATCGATCCCACACGGAGTCTGGCTCAATCCTTCGTCAGAGAACCCGCGCTACTTGGGTGCCACGTTCTCGAATGTAGCCATCAACCCCGGTGACACGTTCGAACGACCAAGCGCCGGAGGTGGCGGCTTCGGTGACCCGCTGGAGCGTCCAACCGCTGAGGTCCTCGAGGATGTCATCGACGGCTACGTCTCCATCAATCGTGCGGCCAAGGACTACGGTGTCGTCGTCCATGAGATCGATGCGGAACTCGACGAGTACGAGATCGATGAAGGGGCGACAGCACGGGAGCGCGAAAAGATCCGCGCCGAGCGCGATTCCTGGTTGGACGCTGATGCCTCCGAGGTCGCACGTCGCTACCGTGACGGCGAGCTGTCTGTTCACGACGTCGTCCGACAACACGGCGTCGTCCTCGACTGGGGGACCGGTGAGCTGCTCGAAAAGTCGACCGCTCAGTTCCGCGACAGCATGCGATCGCGTTCAGCCTCCTACTGGAACTGA
- a CDS encoding helix-turn-helix transcriptional regulator: MAVSPSPEEQEWIDHRVDSWVETYKKSMLTPVTLSLVAEHQPAEVSTIAEAVTAATGWQITERGLYRTVKRLQDSGLLQSAAVAAPRTGAKRKLLTLTPLGASFLDGIRGNLVEVPGG; the protein is encoded by the coding sequence GTGGCCGTGTCCCCCTCCCCGGAGGAGCAGGAGTGGATCGACCATCGAGTCGACTCCTGGGTTGAGACGTACAAGAAGTCGATGCTCACCCCGGTCACGCTCTCCCTCGTCGCCGAGCATCAACCGGCCGAGGTCTCAACCATCGCCGAGGCGGTCACCGCCGCCACCGGGTGGCAGATCACCGAGCGCGGCCTCTACCGTACGGTAAAACGTCTGCAGGATTCCGGCCTGCTGCAGAGCGCCGCCGTCGCCGCCCCGCGGACCGGGGCGAAACGCAAACTCCTGACTCTGACCCCGCTGGGGGCGAGCTTTCTCGACGGAATCAGGGGCAACCTCGTCGAGGTGCCGGGCGGCTGA
- a CDS encoding DEAD/DEAH box helicase yields the protein MDRAMTIVPKDELKAFVDPGTFARGTDYARKGQVLRILWHESDRQLVADVAGSAGLYQTTITFDDLDDGGPGEIVDTVCTCPVGYDCKHCVAVVIVNNQQMLEQRTSAIMDDYRRAIGEDETEHVRGVDPSDFGAIIGGGRSTVGQVRVPEWRQRLDRIIEVSRRPSAQPETVALGFELHRAPQRSYFNRSPSRLKAAEIPDEAEPQLHVRPLIPGAKNNWIKGQAGWHWFTSRLNASRFDADQFEWFYRLVTLDDGLGRFGHAQSSATIRLDDFGSPFLWELLGQAADLDIPLVSADKQIAIRLGQRAEFQLDVTRSDDDLVLKSAVVIDDQPVQAHEVRPIGLGGVYRLDMVGTAKAVVTLAPLTEPMTEAQRTLLEGPAATRIPEQGHEDFVDRVLPLLRKSPERRGGIRGVGTGKKSDLGATNSGPGDRVISSDGSVDLPVEKSPHLNLHISYDNPDQRRSARGGADKSDRGPGRSTPTMRLSWSWTYYSPQRTFHLVPHRSELSDQVRGRDQKFEHAVLRRLRTIDPDAARTESTILTGIDAATFSTRILPRIQELDDVTVTFADSDNAPEFRELDATPQVSLRTQETDDSDWFDLGIDITVDDHEIPFVELFTALAREQTHLILDDGSFFSLDNPAFGRLRELLTEANALDGFSPENPQISRYQTALYDELEDLADDIADDPKWIELIGGLRDLDTIAEVAVPDTVNAQLRPYQVEGFRWLAFLRQHRLGGILADDMGLGKTLQTLALIDHDRTESETETQAPFLVVAPTSVVANWVLEARKFTPHLSVTAVGETAKKRKRSVAAAVAGADIVVTSYAVMRLDIDEFAALDWAGLIYDEAQFMKNHQAKTHRAARRLEAPFRLAITGTPMENSLTDVWSLAAITSPGLFPNAKRFREDYVRPIESGESPERMDRLRSRLRPFMLRRTKDLVAADLPEKQEQILGVELEPAHRRLYDTVLQRERKQVLGLLGEFEKNRFAIFRSLTLLRMLALDPGIVAEYADSGIASSKLSVLMSHLAEVRDEGHRALVFSQFTSYLRAVAAELEDSGIDYVYLDGSTKDRTKVIETFREGDAPVFLISLKAGGFGLTLTEADYVFLLDPWWNPAAENQAVDRTHRIGQTRQVMVYRLVAENTIEEKVLALQTKKAELFTALMDDGSAFSEVISAADIKGLLEG from the coding sequence ACGATCACCTTTGATGATTTAGACGACGGCGGACCCGGCGAGATCGTCGACACCGTCTGCACCTGTCCGGTCGGCTACGACTGCAAGCACTGCGTGGCCGTGGTCATCGTCAACAATCAGCAGATGCTCGAACAGCGGACCTCCGCGATCATGGACGACTATCGTCGCGCGATCGGAGAAGACGAAACTGAACACGTCAGGGGTGTCGACCCTTCCGACTTCGGCGCGATCATCGGTGGCGGGCGATCGACAGTCGGACAGGTTCGGGTACCGGAATGGAGACAGCGGCTTGACCGCATCATCGAGGTCTCGCGTCGGCCGAGCGCGCAGCCCGAGACCGTGGCACTCGGCTTCGAACTCCACCGCGCCCCACAGCGCAGCTACTTCAATAGGTCACCATCGAGACTCAAGGCCGCTGAAATCCCTGATGAGGCGGAACCGCAGCTGCACGTCCGGCCGCTGATCCCTGGAGCGAAGAACAACTGGATCAAGGGGCAGGCCGGCTGGCACTGGTTCACCTCACGACTCAACGCCTCGCGCTTCGATGCCGACCAATTCGAATGGTTCTACCGACTGGTCACCCTCGACGACGGGCTCGGCCGATTCGGCCATGCACAGTCGTCGGCAACGATCCGGCTCGACGACTTCGGCTCCCCTTTCCTGTGGGAGCTGCTCGGTCAGGCTGCTGACCTCGACATTCCACTTGTCAGCGCCGACAAGCAGATCGCAATCCGGCTGGGGCAACGGGCCGAATTCCAGCTCGATGTCACGCGCAGCGACGACGACCTCGTGCTCAAGTCCGCAGTCGTCATCGACGATCAGCCGGTGCAGGCTCACGAAGTCCGTCCTATCGGACTCGGCGGCGTGTACCGCCTGGACATGGTGGGCACGGCGAAAGCCGTGGTCACACTTGCGCCACTGACCGAGCCGATGACCGAGGCACAGCGCACCCTTCTCGAAGGGCCCGCGGCCACAAGGATCCCCGAACAAGGGCACGAAGATTTCGTTGACCGCGTCCTCCCGCTGCTGCGGAAGTCGCCCGAGAGGCGCGGCGGGATCCGGGGAGTCGGGACCGGGAAGAAGTCCGACCTCGGCGCCACGAATAGCGGTCCCGGTGACCGAGTCATCAGCAGCGACGGATCCGTGGACCTGCCCGTCGAGAAGTCCCCGCACCTCAACCTCCACATCAGCTACGACAACCCCGACCAGCGCAGGTCCGCCAGAGGCGGCGCAGACAAGAGCGACCGCGGCCCGGGCCGATCCACCCCGACGATGCGTCTGAGCTGGTCATGGACCTACTACTCGCCACAGCGGACATTCCACTTGGTGCCCCATCGCAGCGAACTGTCCGACCAGGTGCGCGGTCGCGACCAGAAGTTTGAGCACGCCGTCCTCCGTCGCCTGCGCACCATCGACCCCGACGCCGCCCGAACGGAATCGACCATCCTGACCGGCATCGACGCCGCCACCTTCAGCACCCGGATCCTGCCCCGAATCCAAGAACTTGATGACGTCACGGTTACCTTCGCCGACAGCGACAACGCCCCGGAATTCCGTGAACTCGACGCGACCCCGCAGGTCAGCCTCCGCACGCAGGAGACCGATGACTCGGACTGGTTCGACCTCGGCATCGACATCACGGTCGATGACCACGAGATCCCCTTCGTCGAACTCTTCACCGCGCTCGCGAGGGAGCAAACCCACCTCATCCTCGACGACGGATCGTTCTTCTCCCTCGACAACCCCGCCTTCGGCCGTCTGCGTGAACTGCTGACCGAAGCGAATGCCCTCGATGGCTTCTCGCCGGAGAACCCGCAGATCAGCCGCTACCAGACCGCCCTGTACGACGAACTCGAGGATCTCGCCGACGACATCGCCGACGATCCGAAGTGGATCGAACTCATCGGCGGGCTGAGGGACCTCGATACGATCGCCGAGGTGGCCGTGCCCGACACCGTGAACGCGCAGCTGCGGCCCTACCAGGTGGAGGGGTTCCGCTGGTTGGCGTTCCTCCGGCAGCACCGCCTCGGCGGGATCCTCGCCGACGATATGGGTCTGGGCAAGACCCTGCAGACGCTCGCTCTCATCGACCACGACCGCACCGAAAGCGAGACCGAGACTCAGGCCCCATTCCTCGTCGTCGCCCCCACCTCGGTGGTGGCGAACTGGGTGCTCGAAGCCCGCAAATTCACCCCGCACCTGAGCGTGACGGCGGTGGGAGAGACCGCGAAGAAGCGCAAGCGCTCCGTCGCCGCGGCGGTCGCCGGTGCCGACATCGTCGTCACCTCGTATGCGGTGATGCGTCTCGACATCGACGAATTCGCCGCCCTCGACTGGGCAGGCCTCATCTACGACGAAGCCCAGTTCATGAAGAATCACCAGGCGAAGACGCACCGCGCGGCGAGGCGACTCGAGGCCCCGTTCCGGCTGGCGATCACGGGCACGCCGATGGAGAATTCGCTCACCGATGTGTGGTCGCTGGCCGCGATCACCTCGCCGGGACTGTTTCCGAACGCGAAGCGCTTCAGGGAGGACTATGTCCGCCCGATCGAATCGGGAGAGTCTCCCGAGCGGATGGATCGGCTGAGGTCGCGGTTGCGGCCATTCATGCTGCGCCGGACCAAGGATCTCGTGGCCGCGGACCTGCCGGAGAAGCAGGAGCAGATACTCGGGGTCGAGCTGGAGCCAGCGCACCGGCGCCTCTACGACACGGTGCTGCAGCGCGAGCGTAAGCAGGTGCTCGGCCTCCTCGGGGAGTTCGAGAAGAACCGGTTCGCGATCTTCCGGTCACTGACGCTGCTGCGGATGCTCGCGCTCGATCCGGGGATCGTCGCCGAGTATGCGGACTCCGGGATCGCCTCGAGCAAACTCAGTGTGCTCATGAGTCACCTCGCCGAGGTCCGGGATGAGGGTCATCGGGCGCTCGTGTTCAGCCAGTTCACGAGCTACCTGCGTGCGGTGGCGGCCGAACTCGAGGACAGCGGGATCGACTACGTCTACCTCGACGGGTCGACCAAGGATCGCACGAAGGTCATCGAAACCTTTCGGGAGGGCGACGCTCCCGTGTTCCTCATCAGCCTCAAGGCTGGGGGATTCGGCCTCACCCTCACCGAGGCGGACTACGTGTTCCTGCTCGACCCGTGGTGGAATCCTGCGGCAGAGAATCAGGCCGTCGACCGGACGCACCGCATCGGTCAGACCCGGCAGGTCATGGTCTACCGACTCGTCGCCGAGAACACGATCGAGGAGAAGGTGCTGGCGCTGCAGACGAAGAAGGCCGAACTCTTCACCGCGCTCATGGACGACGGCAGTGCATTCAGCGAGGTGATCTCGGCCGCGGACATCAAGGGTCTGTTGGAGGGGTGA
- a CDS encoding pyridoxal-phosphate dependent enzyme, translating into MTTTTAAWTANDRDHNWSSPDQDDAALNFHRTLNGYEPTALTPLPELARELGVAAVFAKDESTRLGMPAFKALGASWAVHRALEAAQADTDAEVVTATDGNHGRAVARFAREAGRPARIFVPAGGIHPSAVAAIRGEGAEVVELDANYDQSVEAAADYVAEHDAVLVQDTAWDGYEEVPGWIVDGYSTLFREIDAQLSEAGHHAPDLITVPTGVGSLLQAALAHYRRTSAGGDASGTGASGAADTAVVSVETEAAACMGPSLDAGHPVTVETGNTIMSGLNCGTPSSLAWPLVRDGLDAAVTVSDAAAIDAAHRLADLGVAAGPCGAASLAGVREALAGVDAESRRRHLGVDSGSVIVLTVTEGSAANPVPDA; encoded by the coding sequence ATGACCACGACAACCGCCGCATGGACCGCCAACGACCGTGATCACAATTGGTCGAGTCCCGACCAGGACGATGCAGCCCTGAACTTTCACCGCACACTGAACGGCTACGAGCCCACCGCGCTCACCCCGCTGCCGGAGCTCGCCCGCGAACTCGGGGTCGCCGCGGTCTTCGCCAAGGACGAGTCGACCAGGCTGGGCATGCCCGCGTTCAAGGCACTCGGTGCCTCGTGGGCCGTCCACCGTGCCCTTGAGGCGGCGCAGGCGGACACCGACGCCGAGGTGGTCACCGCCACGGATGGAAACCACGGTCGTGCCGTAGCCAGGTTCGCCCGGGAGGCTGGTCGTCCGGCTCGCATCTTCGTGCCGGCAGGCGGCATCCACCCGAGCGCTGTCGCCGCGATCCGCGGTGAAGGTGCTGAGGTCGTCGAGCTCGACGCCAACTACGACCAGTCCGTCGAAGCGGCCGCCGACTATGTGGCCGAACACGATGCTGTGCTCGTTCAGGACACCGCGTGGGACGGCTACGAGGAGGTTCCCGGTTGGATCGTCGACGGCTATTCGACGCTGTTTCGTGAGATCGACGCTCAGCTGAGCGAGGCCGGCCATCACGCACCGGACCTCATCACCGTGCCGACCGGAGTCGGGTCTCTGCTGCAGGCCGCGCTCGCTCACTACCGGCGGACGAGCGCCGGCGGCGATGCTTCCGGAACGGGAGCGTCCGGCGCCGCCGACACCGCAGTCGTGTCCGTCGAAACGGAAGCGGCGGCGTGCATGGGGCCGAGCCTCGATGCCGGGCATCCGGTGACCGTGGAGACCGGAAATACGATCATGTCCGGGCTCAACTGCGGAACCCCCTCGTCGCTGGCGTGGCCTTTGGTCCGTGACGGCCTCGATGCCGCGGTCACGGTCAGCGACGCTGCCGCGATCGATGCCGCGCATCGGCTCGCCGATCTCGGGGTGGCCGCGGGACCCTGCGGAGCCGCCTCGTTGGCGGGGGTCAGAGAGGCACTCGCCGGTGTGGACGCGGAGTCCCGGCGCCGGCACCTGGGCGTGGACTCAGGCAGCGTCATCGTCCTCACCGTCACCGAGGGCTCCGCAGCGAACCCGGTGCCCGACGCCTGA
- a CDS encoding PepSY-associated TM helix domain-containing protein: MTTSSETVPENSGRHWFGPFLRRLHFYAGILIGPFILVAALSGAAYAISPTLEKFVYAEQLSVPPTAHPLPLAAQIKAANATIGDGAAHSAVRPAPEPGDTTRVMYSDPKLGESGSRAIFVDPSTAEVVGDLTVYGTSGALLLRTWMLFLSATGSTWSQLGGENVTKLRAALSWETPAISTELAGESATGSADAGGAGDHSGHEGHEGHEGHEGHEGHEGHDAHAEHNGDEAGTGQGSTTDTFGVDPADFDMMLDMAHGVNIDTGAVEILPATDTNSAWVAQEIQRSYPTKVDAVTFDPTTMEVTDRVDFADYGLPARLARWGIDLHMGSLFGLANQFVLFVLAIGIAAMVVWGYVMWWQRRPKHDPTRRCGVKPPRGALLNAPWWGTGVIVVAGIGIGIFLPMVGISLVVFLIIDVALGVLARRRERVTD; the protein is encoded by the coding sequence ATGACAACCTCCTCTGAAACCGTGCCCGAAAACTCGGGCCGACATTGGTTCGGCCCGTTCCTGCGGCGCCTCCACTTCTACGCCGGAATCCTCATCGGCCCGTTCATCCTCGTCGCAGCCCTCAGCGGGGCGGCCTACGCGATCAGTCCGACTTTGGAAAAGTTCGTCTACGCCGAACAGTTGAGCGTTCCCCCGACCGCCCACCCGCTCCCGCTGGCCGCGCAGATCAAGGCGGCGAACGCGACGATCGGGGACGGCGCCGCGCACTCGGCAGTGCGCCCGGCACCCGAGCCCGGAGACACCACGCGCGTGATGTACTCCGACCCCAAGCTGGGGGAGAGCGGATCCCGGGCTATCTTCGTCGATCCATCCACCGCCGAGGTGGTCGGTGACCTCACCGTGTACGGAACATCGGGAGCCCTGCTGCTGCGCACCTGGATGCTGTTCCTCTCCGCCACCGGAAGCACTTGGTCCCAGCTCGGCGGCGAGAACGTCACGAAGCTTCGCGCGGCACTGAGCTGGGAGACACCGGCGATCTCCACAGAGCTGGCAGGAGAGTCGGCCACGGGGTCGGCTGATGCAGGCGGTGCCGGCGACCACTCCGGCCACGAAGGACACGAAGGACACGAAGGACACGAAGGCCACGAGGGACACGAAGGCCATGACGCCCACGCCGAGCACAACGGCGACGAGGCCGGCACAGGACAAGGGTCGACGACCGATACCTTCGGCGTCGACCCGGCCGATTTCGACATGATGCTGGACATGGCACACGGGGTCAACATCGACACCGGGGCGGTCGAAATTCTGCCGGCTACGGACACGAACTCGGCGTGGGTGGCCCAGGAGATCCAGCGCAGCTATCCCACGAAGGTCGACGCCGTCACCTTCGATCCGACGACGATGGAGGTCACCGATCGCGTTGACTTCGCCGACTACGGTCTTCCGGCGAGGCTCGCCCGCTGGGGCATCGACCTGCACATGGGCTCGCTGTTCGGTCTGGCCAACCAGTTCGTGCTCTTCGTCCTCGCCATCGGAATCGCGGCGATGGTCGTCTGGGGCTACGTCATGTGGTGGCAGCGCCGCCCGAAGCACGACCCGACGAGACGATGTGGGGTAAAGCCACCCCGTGGAGCACTGCTGAACGCGCCGTGGTGGGGAACCGGCGTCATCGTCGTCGCGGGAATCGGCATTGGAATATTCCTGCCGATGGTGGGGATCAGCCTGGTCGTGTTCCTCATCATCGATGTGGCCCTCGGCGTCTTGGCGCGACGACGAGAACGAGTGACGGACTGA